The following is a genomic window from Geobacillus subterraneus.
GGCAGCTTGGGGTTTGAGTTATGTTTTAATCCGTCGTAGGTACGATAAAAACCAAAAACCGACTGCAACGACTCGAGTTTCTGATCATCAGTTTCAATCCCTCATAGGTACAATAAAAACCGATCATAGTTCCCTTGAGATTATCGCTGTGGTAGTTTCAATCCCTCATAGGTACGATAAAAACAATGCGCCGAACTATGATGTGCATGTCCGTATCATGTTTCAATCCCTCATAGGTACGATAAAAACTTTCCTAGCGAGTGGCGGGAGGCAGTAGAGTTCGAGTTTCAATCCCTCATAGGTACGATAAAAACCGACAGGCGTTTTCTTATGCTCTGAAAAGATGTTCGTTTCAATCCCTCATAGGTACGATAAAAACCCGGTTGAGCTGCGCCAGGACGATGATCGGGACGTTGTTTCAATCCCTCATAGGTACGATAAAAACTTGAGAAGGTGAAAGGGTATTTGAAGCGGCAGAAGGAGTTTCAATCCCTCATAGGTACGATAAAAACGCTTCTCATCCAATTGGTATCCCGAATTTAGGTGTGTTTCAATCCCTCATAGGTACGATAAAAACTTCATAGTACGATGAAAATGTAAAGCAAATAAAGTCGTTTCAATCCCTCATAGGTACGATAAAAACGCAAACATTCGTTCATGAACTGCTGCACGCCTGTTTGTTTCAATCCCTCATAGGTACGATAAAAACGTGTATGCTCCAAAAGTCGGTAATACAACGCAAGCATAGTTTCAATCCCTCATAGGTACGATAAAAACCCCAAAAAGTGTTGTCATATCAACCTTTTCCCTTCAACGTCATCATCAGAATAACACGTTTCGAAGATTCTGTCAATCAAGTTCAACCATGATGGCTGTAGGGATCAGGCGATCAAAACCAATGTCGTCGACCCCCTAGGGTTTTTGCACGATTGGAGGTCGACGACAATCAGAATGGCTCACTCGCTGATTAACCGAAACATGCCGAATCCTTGGGAATTGCGGCTGCCTAGGCCAACGTGGTATAGAAACGTCAGTTGTTCGGGAGAAGAGGAAAGACGATAATGGCCTAACCAGCCCGTAATATACATATCTTTGAATCGTGTTACCACTCGATGACGGTGGTGGACATGGACAGGCTGGATCACCAATCTCTCTGCTGGCTCGACGCCATAGTACGCTTCGTATTTATGGCGGAAATTCAGCTCCACGAGGTGGGGAAAGACGTCGTCGTCCGGCCCGAAAAAATGCGTTTTCTTTTTGCCATCGATCGTTTCATACGTGCTGTATACGGTCAGCGGGGAGAGCATGGCCACCTCGATGGTGTTTTGGGCAATTTCCACCTTGTCCATCTTCACGCTTTGGACCTCCACCGGCTGATCGTAAAGCCAAATCTCCCGCCGCAGCAACAACTGCTGCCCGAGCTGCTCGGTCAAATCCGGGAGAATCGTGTCGATATGCCATTGGAAATCGTCCAAAAATCGTATCGTTTTCTTTCCCCTATCCACTTCATGCCTTCCAACTAGACGGCTAAACGTAAACAGTTTAAACGATCGCTTCTCATGGCGGAAGCCGATCTCATGCAAAAACGTCGCGAATCGTTCACTTTCTAGCGAACGATACAACAGGCCTTGCAGCAAATGCTGATAATGAAGCGGCAGCGACACGGGGCCTTGCCGCCCGTTCATCGTAATGGTCAGTCTCATGTGAATACCCTGCCTTCTGTAGGTGAACTACCCCCACTTAATTTTCTAGCGAAAATTTGAAGTGGGGGCTTCCAAAGAAGTTTGACTGCTTCAAGCAATCCTTATTCTTTGAGGCGTGTCCACTTCGCCGCTAGAGCATAAGACACTCAGGTCTACAGCTTTACTTTTCTTTAAGATGTTTAATGCGCCATTGACATCAGCATTAATTAGTTTGCCAGACTTTGTTCGATACAAGCCGCGCTTAATACGTTTGCCGCTGAACTTATATTCTTTTGGATTGTCGGCATTATATTCAGGAATCTCATCGCCGTCAAAAAAGCTGGCTTGAGACGTATATGATTCTTCCTGTTTCAAGAATTCAATGCCGTAAAATTCACAAAGATATTCTAGTTTTTCTTTTATGTTACCGAGAGGAATATTGACAAAGTTTTGATTTGTCTTTTTTCCTAGATTAATATTGCGTTGTAATGTTTCCGCATAGCCAATGACAAGTTTGCCAATTTGATTTTCAATACAGTAGTTAATGATGTAACGGCAAGTCTTGTTGATATAATCATTCACTTTATTATTGCGATTCATAGCAAGCAAAGCCTGTTTACGAGTGGTGCCTTTGATTTTTTGCTTATCTTTCATGCTTTGAAGTCTGGCATTTTCTTTGTTAAACCATTGATTTATACTTTTTAATCTCCGCCCATCAATGATGAATGATCTGCCGTCTGATGTGACACAAGTGGCAAGATTGTTTAATCCTAAATCAATTGCCAGTGCTTTTTGGTCGTTTAATTCTCTTTGATCTTCAGGCATTTCATATTTGTACTGAATCTCAAAGAACCTGGCATGATGCTTAGGAATGATTTCAATCTGCTTAATCTTTTTGTCCAGCAACACAGGCGGAATCGTTATCGTGATAGGCTTGTGAGTCTTTTTAAATAGGCGAGAATACGGTATCGTGAATTTGTTGCCGTCTATACGAATCTGGCCAATGATCAGTGAATGAAAGCCATCTTTTTTAAGATATTTTGGAATACTGATAGCCTTGTGGTCATATTTTCCTTGTTTGGCAAGACTGATCAAACCAAAGAAAGATTTAAAGGCTTCATTGACCTTTTTTAAAATTTGCTGTGCCATGTTGCTGTTTAACAGCTTATAGTTTTCGTTAGTTTTTGCAAGATGATAGTTTTTCTCATAATTAAGAAATTCCTTGTGTTCAAAATAGTATTGTCTGACATTGTACAATCCGACGTTGTACATGTTCTTGGCAATATGGCACAGTTCTCGAAGAGTCAAGTATTCTTCTTTGGTCAAACCATTTAGCTGTTGTTTGATACAAAAATACATGTTTTCACCTCCCATCTAACTATATGATACTATATTTTACTGAATCTATCCTATTTTCAGCAAAATATAGTTAAGGCGATTCATCTCCCACTTACTCCGCTTCGCTTCGTTGAAGTGGGAGTCTTCTCGCCTAATTAAGATAAATGCCGTTCCTTCTTCATTATAAGATGAACTCATCCCCTCCCTTTTTCAACCCCATTTCTTCTCTTTTCGAGTACTTTTGGGTACGAAACGTGTAAAAAATGACCGAGTCCTCATCAGGATCCATCATTTGGCGCAGTTCCATCTTTAACTTTTCGTAATTCGCCGTTGTGATCTCCCCTTCAAACACCGAGTTTTGCACCCAATGAAGATATTTGCGAGCAATTTTCAACGCTTTGGCCACGCGCTTTTCGTTAAAATCGTACACGAGAATCACAAACATAGTGCTTCCACCTACCAACGAGCTGCATAAGGCTCGTACGTTTTTTCACCGAGAAGATGCTTTTGAACTTTATATAACTCAAGGCGAATGAGACGACGATACGATACAGACTTCCCCAGATGACGATGTTGAACCGTCGTCTGCATTTTCTTCTCCAATTCACTGACAAATAACTTTCTTCCTTCTTCATTTAACAAAATGCCGTCGGTTAATTTCTCAAAATGCTTATGCGACAACATATGTCGATTCACTAAGGTGAAAATCAAGCGATCGACAATGATCGGTTTAAAAATTTCCGCAATATCCAAATTCAATGAAAAGCGGCGAAAGTTCGTGCTATGCAAAAAGCCAATGCGCGGATCTAAATACGTCTTATAAATTTCACTCAAACACATCGTGTACACAATCGAGTTCCCAAAGCTAATCAGTGCGTTCAAACGATTATGCGGCGGCCGTTTGGTCCGCTTTTCAAACACAAAATCTGGATGACGGATGATGGTATCGAACGAAGCATAATACGCTTCACGAATATGACCTTCTGCCGCCATTAACTGCTCCACCGTTTCCGCCTGATTCAACCTCCCTTCTTCCCGTTCGATCGATTGCAGCGCTTTTTCCAATTCCTCCGGTTCAGAAAGGCGGGAACGGTAATACTTGAGCACCCGCTCCATTTGGCGGATGGAGCCTTGAACAAACAGGCGGGCAAGCTCTAATCGTTTGGCCGGATCAATGTAATGCTCCGCTTGCTTTACTATGACATGTCCGGAATTTAAATGTTCTCGCGGATAAAAGGAGCCGACGTAATAGCCATAATGATTAAAGTAATGAACGATGATCTCTTTTTGCGCCGCAAACTCCAAAAACCGTTTCGACACGTCCACTTCCCCGAAAATATAAATATCATTCCAGGCGTGTTGATTATCCAATAAAATCCAAAGGGTATAGAAAAAAGAGCACCTTTCCTGTAGAATGTGAGTAACGACACAAACAAACCCAGGAGGTGCTCTCTATGAACAAGCATACCACACTCCCGAATTTGATGCAAAAACTTGTTTCGGATGAAGAGATTCAACTGATTGCCGAAGCGGTTGGGTATCGTGATTCGTCTCGAACCTTTACGTTGCGCGAGTTGATTCACTTCTTCCTGCTGGCCGCCATGCATCAATGGAAAAGCTTTCGCCACGGAGCCGATGTGGGGCCTCTGTATGGATTGCCGCGATTCCATTATTCAACTGTATCCAAGAAAGCGAAAGAAGTTCCCTATGACATCATGAAACGCTTGTTGGCGTTGATCATTTCCAAGTGCAACCGCCAAACCCGCCGTTCGCTTCGGTTTCCCAAACCGCTTCGGGTGGTGGATTCGACGACCGTCACGGTCGGGAAAAACCGCCTCCCATGGGCGCCGTATCACGGCGAACGCGCCGGAGTGAAGCTGCACGTCGCGTATTCGCCGGAATCCTCGCTGCCGGCAGACGTGGTGGAAACGACCGGACTGCGTCACGATGGCCCAGTGGGAGAACAGTTGACGAACGCTCAACAAGTGCTGGTGGAAGACCGGGCGTATTTCAAAATCGAACGCCTCGATCGATTTGTGGAGCAGCATCAGCTCTTTGTCATTCGAATGAAGGACAACATCGAACTTCATCAGAAAAAAAGCTTGAAACGCCTTTCCAGCACATCTTCATCGGTTCAAGCCGACTTCACGTGCCAGTTGGGGACGAAACAATGCCGATCGACCAAGCGTCACCGGGTAGTGATCTTTCGAGATGCAAATGGCCGCGACATTCGGGTCGTGACGAACCTCTTCCATGCGTCTGCGGAAACCATTGCCGACATGTACCAACAACGTTGGACCGTTGAAGTCTTTTTCCGTTGGGTGAAGCAATATCTGAATGTCCCGACCTTGTTTGGCACGACGGAAAATGCGGTATACAACCAACTGTTTGCGGCGTTCATCGCGTATGTGTTGCTGCGATGGCTGTATGATCAAACCAAAAAACAGACGAACGTCTCTCTTTCCTTCATTTCGTTCGTTCGCCGTTTTTTCTCTGGGCAGCTTCCTCTCGATTGGAAATCCGGGATGGCCGCTGCTTTGTTTGAGTATGCCCAAATTTATGGAAGGCGTATGTATAATTTTGGATAATCAACACTCGTGATATCATTCGTATTTTCTACCGGTATATAACGTTTACGTCCTTCTGTTTCGAAATACAGGCTATTGTCTTTGCGACGAAGTTCACCATTTTGGAAAATATAAAGCGTCTTTTTCATTTCTATTCCTCCGCCCAACAATATTCACGGTAGGCGCATTTGCCGCAAAATGATATCTTTTTCGGCGGCGGTGGGACAGGCATTCGCACGATGCGACGGATGTCGGCAATGGCACGTTCTAACTCATGCCGCCCTTCCTCGGTCCATTCGACACATTCTTTTTTCCGCTCCTTTGGAAACAACAGTTCCCCTTCCGCGTAGATCCCCGCCTGTCTCAACGTATCTAAATAGTATAACAGCTGCATTCGAGCGCTTTTTAAATAGCTCAATGACTTCTTCACTTCTCCTATAATCAACTGGCCGTCTTCTTGACGGATGCGATCAATGACAATGGAACCTATCGATATTTCTTTCTTGTCTCTCTGGTAAGTTGTTTCAGAAAGAAATCTCCCAATTTCTATCGCTTCATCTTCTTGGTCTGGAGCAATCTGATGCTTCATCAGCCAAACTTCGCGCGGACAAATGTAATAGTACCAAATGTCCGTTCCCGTCACAGGCATTTCATATTCCATCGATCTCACCTACCAAATGAGCCCTTCACTTTTCGTCCGGTACCCGAGCGCCTCATCGTAAAAGTCTGACAGCGAATCGTGTCCCACATACCCGATCCCATGGACAATCGGCGGTTGGTGATCTACCCGCGCTGGAATCGCAATGACATATTGAAAAAAGCGGGTTTTAATATCAGAAAATCTCTTCCTCCGCTCCCACCGATCGCTGATTCGCAAAATGGTCTCATATTCACGAAACACTTCGCTCGCTTCCTCATCCAGCTCAATAAAGACATTGAGTTTTTCCCCTTCTCCTTCAATCAGGTGAAAATGCGACACAGGAAGGCGGTCAACGGTTTCTTCCCCATCAAAGTACAGCGTCATCATCCCTTTTAACAGCCGTTCGGACTCGTTATTGCTCATTCGTGCAGCCAGCGTTTCGAAATAGGCTGTAATCAACTGTAAAAATTCGCTTTCCTCTATTTTCGCTTTTCCTTTTAACAAAGCCTGTGTAATGTCTAAGCGGATCGCATCATAAATATAGCTCGCGTATAATCGCTTTTTGTTGTCTGTTAAGCGAACAATGTGCACCTTCCCTCCTCGCTGTCCGTGGCGGTTGCACCTTCCAGCTGCCTGCTGGATGGAATCCAAGGGGGCAAAGTCTCGGTAGACCACATCAAAATCAATATCAACCCCCGCCTCGATCAACTGCGTGCTAACGACAATCCGATACTCCCCGTTTTTCGCTGCCATGATCCGCCGCAGGCGTTCTTTTGGCGGAATATGAGTAGACAGAAACGTCATGTCCCCCTCATCTATGCCTTCGTCTAGAAAGGCACGGTATAAAGCTTTAGCACTCTCAATCGTATTCAAAATGAATAAGTACGTTTTTTCCCCATCCCACTCGATTTGCCGAGCAAACTCCTCGATCTCTAGCGGTTCGTCGATGTCTGGATGCAAGGTCACCCGGGAAAGCAGTTGAAAATAGGCCGATTCATTGACAAGGGAAACCGCTTCTGGAAACCATTTTGGATCCGTTGCCGAGCTGAAGATAAAATAACAGCCGAGTTCTTCCGCCATCGCAGCAAACAAGCGGCGAACAGCCAACCAATAACGATGAGGAACGGCCTGCACCTCATCGATGAGAATAATGGAATTGGCCAACCGATGAAATTTGCGCAGTGAAGCATTGCGGTGAGAAAAAATCGTTTCGAACAGCTGCACAAAGGTAGTCACAATCAATTCCGAATGCCAACCTTCCACCAACAGTTTCGCTGCCTCATAATCAGCGTCGTAACGCTCCTCATCTTGCCTTGTCACATAACGCATATCAGCCAGATGATGATGCGCAAGCCAAAGCTGGTGATCCTCCTGCATTCCGCTCGCAGCAAAAACGTCTTTTAGAACACTTGCCGTCTGGTCAATGATGCTGAGAAAAGGAAGACTGTAAATGATTCGGGGCGTCACCTGTTGACGGCGTTCGATTTCGTGGCGAAGACGCAAGGCAAAGTGGAGACCGGCTAACGTTTTTCCCATTCCGGTTGGCAAGTTCAACGAATACACATGATGACGCAAATCGATCGGCGCCTGATCCACTTCTTGAAACGCCCGCTCTCTCCATTCATTCAACTTCGTTTTCGGCCACGATTGTTGCTGCTTATAGCGCAGAATCAAATCAGCCGGAATGTCCTTGCGCCCGGAAAACGACCATGACTGCTTTTGCAAAATTCCAACTTCTGACTTATCTGCATCAATGAGCAGAGAGAAGAGAAACAACAGTTGCAAATATGGCACAAGCGAATCATTGCTTCGATTCCATTTCATGATCCAGCGGCGCAACGAGCGAGCTTCGGCAAAAAATCGTTCAATCCACGCTAACCACACTTCTTTCGTCCAAATCGCTTCTTGTCCAACACCCAAACAGGCCATCTGTTTGGATAGTGCGGAAAAGTCTGTTGCTTCAGCTTGACGTTTCAACAACGTCTTGGCCTCGTCCCCCATCCGCTTCAGTTCTTCCAGCCAATCGTCTAAATTCCCATGATGCCGCTTCACGACAAGAAACGCCAACAATCGCCAAAACTCATCCATCCCCTTTTCTTGTAAAAAAACCGCTACGAGGACAGCCGACAAAAGCGCATGGCTTTTTAATGCAGGCGGACCTTGAAAGGAATCCGGTGATTGGATGTATTGCTGGAAGAAGGCATGACTTTTGCCGATATCATGAAAAAGCGCAATCCACCGATTCACTTCCCCCAACTGTCCGGACTCAGCGAGACGGACGGACTTTTCAGACAAAAAGAGGGAGGAAAGCTGTTCCACCCCTCGCAAATGATCCGACAAAAAATAATGGGGATGAGAATACATCCTACTCTCCCTTTCCATTCGAATAGAAAAAGACAATCCGTTCTCCTTGCGCATTCTCCCAATAATAAGGGACCGAAGCGAGGAGCGGACGCGCCCCCGCCTCGAAAATCACTTCTTCATACCGAGAAACTACCCGTGCCGGATCCATCTCCCAAGCCACTCGTTCCTTGCGATACTCTTTTCCCGGCTCTACTTTCAGCGCTTGTATGTCTCTTCCTGGGATGACCGAACAAATAGGCACAGGCTCTTTGTCCATCGCTTCAACCCGATGAAAATCGTCTACAGCGACAAACCGTACATCTGCTAAACATTCACTCAATCCTAGACACGGCGTATAGACGCTTTTGTGCTGCCGAACGAAATCAACAAGCTGCGAAAATCGCTCATGATCGTTCATATATACGTAGCAACGGAAACGAGGAAAACGCAAAAACTCCACGCGAATTTGCGTTCGTGCTCCTTCCCGCCGTTGCTTCGGGACCCATATATTTCCTTTTGTGTTGACATAGTTGATGCCGACTCTCGTTTTTCGTACAGGTTCCATCAGGCGTACAGCCACATTCGTCGTCTCATGGTTAAACACCCGCAAATAGTCATTATCCTCTTTTCCCACTCCAACGATGGCGCCAAGCAAACC
Proteins encoded in this region:
- the cas6 gene encoding CRISPR-associated endoribonuclease Cas6, whose translation is MRLTITMNGRQGPVSLPLHYQHLLQGLLYRSLESERFATFLHEIGFRHEKRSFKLFTFSRLVGRHEVDRGKKTIRFLDDFQWHIDTILPDLTEQLGQQLLLRREIWLYDQPVEVQSVKMDKVEIAQNTIEVAMLSPLTVYSTYETIDGKKKTHFFGPDDDVFPHLVELNFRHKYEAYYGVEPAERLVIQPVHVHHRHRVVTRFKDMYITGWLGHYRLSSSPEQLTFLYHVGLGSRNSQGFGMFRLISE
- a CDS encoding RNA-guided endonuclease InsQ/TnpB family protein, which gives rise to MYFCIKQQLNGLTKEEYLTLRELCHIAKNMYNVGLYNVRQYYFEHKEFLNYEKNYHLAKTNENYKLLNSNMAQQILKKVNEAFKSFFGLISLAKQGKYDHKAISIPKYLKKDGFHSLIIGQIRIDGNKFTIPYSRLFKKTHKPITITIPPVLLDKKIKQIEIIPKHHARFFEIQYKYEMPEDQRELNDQKALAIDLGLNNLATCVTSDGRSFIIDGRRLKSINQWFNKENARLQSMKDKQKIKGTTRKQALLAMNRNNKVNDYINKTCRYIINYCIENQIGKLVIGYAETLQRNINLGKKTNQNFVNIPLGNIKEKLEYLCEFYGIEFLKQEESYTSQASFFDGDEIPEYNADNPKEYKFSGKRIKRGLYRTKSGKLINADVNGALNILKKSKAVDLSVLCSSGEVDTPQRIRIA
- the cas2 gene encoding CRISPR-associated endonuclease Cas2 encodes the protein MFVILVYDFNEKRVAKALKIARKYLHWVQNSVFEGEITTANYEKLKMELRQMMDPDEDSVIFYTFRTQKYSKREEMGLKKGGDEFIL
- a CDS encoding IS4-like element IS5377 family transposase, giving the protein MNKHTTLPNLMQKLVSDEEIQLIAEAVGYRDSSRTFTLRELIHFFLLAAMHQWKSFRHGADVGPLYGLPRFHYSTVSKKAKEVPYDIMKRLLALIISKCNRQTRRSLRFPKPLRVVDSTTVTVGKNRLPWAPYHGERAGVKLHVAYSPESSLPADVVETTGLRHDGPVGEQLTNAQQVLVEDRAYFKIERLDRFVEQHQLFVIRMKDNIELHQKKSLKRLSSTSSSVQADFTCQLGTKQCRSTKRHRVVIFRDANGRDIRVVTNLFHASAETIADMYQQRWTVEVFFRWVKQYLNVPTLFGTTENAVYNQLFAAFIAYVLLRWLYDQTKKQTNVSLSFISFVRRFFSGQLPLDWKSGMAAALFEYAQIYGRRMYNFG
- the cas4 gene encoding CRISPR-associated protein Cas4, giving the protein MEYEMPVTGTDIWYYYICPREVWLMKHQIAPDQEDEAIEIGRFLSETTYQRDKKEISIGSIVIDRIRQEDGQLIIGEVKKSLSYLKSARMQLLYYLDTLRQAGIYAEGELLFPKERKKECVEWTEEGRHELERAIADIRRIVRMPVPPPPKKISFCGKCAYREYCWAEE
- a CDS encoding CRISPR-associated helicase/endonuclease Cas3 translates to MYSHPHYFLSDHLRGVEQLSSLFLSEKSVRLAESGQLGEVNRWIALFHDIGKSHAFFQQYIQSPDSFQGPPALKSHALLSAVLVAVFLQEKGMDEFWRLLAFLVVKRHHGNLDDWLEELKRMGDEAKTLLKRQAEATDFSALSKQMACLGVGQEAIWTKEVWLAWIERFFAEARSLRRWIMKWNRSNDSLVPYLQLLFLFSLLIDADKSEVGILQKQSWSFSGRKDIPADLILRYKQQQSWPKTKLNEWRERAFQEVDQAPIDLRHHVYSLNLPTGMGKTLAGLHFALRLRHEIERRQQVTPRIIYSLPFLSIIDQTASVLKDVFAASGMQEDHQLWLAHHHLADMRYVTRQDEERYDADYEAAKLLVEGWHSELIVTTFVQLFETIFSHRNASLRKFHRLANSIILIDEVQAVPHRYWLAVRRLFAAMAEELGCYFIFSSATDPKWFPEAVSLVNESAYFQLLSRVTLHPDIDEPLEIEEFARQIEWDGEKTYLFILNTIESAKALYRAFLDEGIDEGDMTFLSTHIPPKERLRRIMAAKNGEYRIVVSTQLIEAGVDIDFDVVYRDFAPLDSIQQAAGRCNRHGQRGGKVHIVRLTDNKKRLYASYIYDAIRLDITQALLKGKAKIEESEFLQLITAYFETLAARMSNNESERLLKGMMTLYFDGEETVDRLPVSHFHLIEGEGEKLNVFIELDEEASEVFREYETILRISDRWERRKRFSDIKTRFFQYVIAIPARVDHQPPIVHGIGYVGHDSLSDFYDEALGYRTKSEGLIW
- the cas5b gene encoding type I-B CRISPR-associated protein Cas5b, whose product is MNVLVFDVRADFGHFRQMYSTSSPLTHSFIPPTALFGLLGAIVGVGKEDNDYLRVFNHETTNVAVRLMEPVRKTRVGINYVNTKGNIWVPKQRREGARTQIRVEFLRFPRFRCYVYMNDHERFSQLVDFVRQHKSVYTPCLGLSECLADVRFVAVDDFHRVEAMDKEPVPICSVIPGRDIQALKVEPGKEYRKERVAWEMDPARVVSRYEEVIFEAGARPLLASVPYYWENAQGERIVFFYSNGKGE